A genomic segment from Gracilimonas sediminicola encodes:
- the tnpA gene encoding IS200/IS605 family transposase, which translates to MPKTLNQVWVHAVWSTKDRLPLLKRYFRGELNIYIKENSLEWGIQVDVVNGMQDHLHVLFKLPTTVSVADAIKQMKGASSRWVNENYYPTGKFEWQQGYGVFSVGRNEINRVRNYIYNQEYHHQNRSFQDEIKQFDIRRM; encoded by the coding sequence GAATCAGGTTTGGGTACACGCCGTTTGGAGTACAAAAGACCGACTACCACTACTAAAGAGATATTTCAGAGGAGAACTGAACATTTACATTAAAGAAAACTCCTTGGAATGGGGTATTCAGGTTGATGTCGTGAATGGTATGCAAGACCATCTGCATGTTCTATTCAAACTTCCAACGACCGTTTCAGTAGCTGATGCCATTAAACAAATGAAAGGTGCTTCATCAAGGTGGGTAAATGAGAACTATTACCCAACCGGTAAATTTGAATGGCAACAAGGGTATGGTGTATTTTCAGTTGGGAGAAATGAGATTAACAGGGTTAGAAATTACATCTACAATCAGGAATACCATCACCAGAATCGCTCTTTTCAGGATGAAATAAAACAATTTGATATCAGAAGAATGTAG